The Tolypothrix sp. PCC 7712 region AGTAACGCAGCAGCAAGTTGTGCATGGATGCGGGATGCACTACGCCCATTGTGTGGCGTTGTTCGCGGGTACGTAGCAGATATTTTTTGAAGTCTGATAAGCTTTGTACACCTTGGTCGTAAAAGCGCTTCGCTAAAGTAATAGCGTTACCGTTACGAGTCATGGTCAGAGAACTCACCACTGGTAGCGGTTGGTTTTTACGTCCGCCCAATGTTAACCACATTGGCATACCCGAAGGCATTTGAGCAGCATCTAAATAACCACCAGCAATACCATCTTCAATTCCGCGCCAGCTGGTTTCCCGCACTAAGTTGACTTCATCTAAACCATGCTTGGCAAAAAAGCCTTTTTCTTTGGCAATCGCTAGAGGGGCGCAAGCGGTGAGGGGTAAGAAGCCAATTTCTAAGTTGACTTTTTCTAAGCCATGACGGGAAATATTCGCAGTTTTCCTCGCCCGAATTTTCTTAATGCGTTTCTGCTGGTTGAGGAAGTAAATCATCTCACTCCGCAGACGGTAGTAGCTAGGATGTTCTACTACTTCCATGCGCTTGCGGGGTCTGGGGATATCTACTTCTAAGATGTCACCAATTTTCGATTCGGGGCCATTGGTCAACATCACAATTCTGTCAGATAGCAATACTGCTTCATCTACGTCATGGGTAACCATTACCGCCGTGACTTGATTTTCTTCGCAGATTTGCATTAATTGTTCTTGCAAGTTCCCCCTAGTTAATGCATCCAACGCACCGAAGGGTTCATCTAGCAATAATAGTTTAGGACGAATTGCCAAAGCCCGCGCGATCGCTACCCGTTGTTTTTGTCCCCCTGATAACATTCCCGGCTGTTTATCAGCATGGGGACGCAAACCCACCATATCTATATGCTTCTCGACAACGGCTTTGCGTTCTGCCGCCGGCATTCCCTTCATCACTGAATCTACAGCCAAGGCGATATTTTCTCTCACTGTCCGCCAAGGTAGTAGGGAATAATTTTGGAATACTACCATCCGGTCTGGGCCTGGTCTGGTAATTCTTTGTCCTTCTAAAGTCACCACACCGTCAGATGGTAAATCTAAACCTGCAATCATATTTAACAGAGTAGATTTACCACAACCGGAGTGACCAATTAAAGAAACAAACTCACCTTTTCTAATTTGTAAGTCAATTCCTTTAAGAGCAATATACTGACCACCACCAGTTAACTCAAAAACCTTATCAATTTGATCAACAGCAACGAATACGCTCATTTGTTATTTGTCCTTTGTTATTTGTCCTTGGTCATTTGTTGTTTGTTATTTGTCCTTGGTCATTTGTCCTTTGCTAATGACTAATGACCAATGACTAATGACTAATGACTACTTCTGTTCTGCAGGTAAAATTAGGTTTTGCACCCAAGCCATTAATTTATCGAGTAGTAGACCAACAACACCGATATAAACTAGAGCCAAAATAACTTCGCTGACGTTGTTGTTTTGATAAGCATCCCAGATGAAGAAGCCAATTCCCACAATACCGGACATGACGATTTCTGCCGCGATAATCGCTAACCAAGCCAAACCAATTGCAATTCTTAAACCTGTGAAAATGTAGGGTAAAGCAGCAGGAATTAAGATATTGGTGAAGTATTCTTTGCGGCTCAATTGCAGAACTTTAGCAACGTTGTTGTAATCTTGGGGAATTTGAGTTACACCCACAGCGGTGTTAATTAATATCGGCCAAATTGCTGTGATGAAGATTACGAATAAAGCTGCTGGTTCGTTTTGGCGTAATGCTGCTAAGGAAATTGGTACCCAAGCTAGAGGAGGTACAGTCCGTAATAGTTGGAAGATGGGGTCTAAAGCTTTAGACATGGTTTTATTAACCCCAATCAAAATGCCCAAAGCAATACCAACAACTGCCGCTAGTGTGTAACTAATTGCAACCCGTTGGAGACTTGCCCAAATCTGCCAGAAAAGACCTTTATCTGTGCCACCTTTATCGTAGAAAGGATACAAAATCAATAGCCAAGTATCTGAAATCACCTGAATTGGCCCTGGTAAGGTTGCGCCAGGAGTCCAAGCAAATAGTTGCCACACAACCAGAAAGATAATAATTGCGATCGCTGGCGGTACAATATTGGGAAATTGCTTTTGCAGACGGGATATAAAGCTATTATCTAATCTAGGACTTGCAGGGCGCTTTTGGGCAATAGTCATAAGATTTTATCTCCTCTAAATTGGGTACTTGGCGTTGAGTGTTTGGTGTTTGGTTTTTGATATTTGTTATTGGTAATTAAGAAAATTCACCAATAACTTTTGACTTTTAGACGCGATTAATATCGTTTTGAGTACAGACGTGATTAATCGCGCTTTGAGTACAGACGCGATTAATCGCGTCTCTACAACTTTAGATGCTCACTTTTTTAATCTTGAGGCTCTTGAGATATTCCTCTGGTTTTTCGGGGTCAAACTTGCTGCCATCAAAAAATTCTTCCACACCACGAGATGTATTTGTAGGAATATCTGCTGCTGCAATTCCTAATTCTTTAGCAGCTTCTTTCCAAATATCTTCGCGGTTAACTTTATTGATTAATTCTTTGGCTTTTGCACCATTATTGGCAATGTAATCTTTCGGTAAGAATCCCCAACGTACGTTTTCTGTGATAAACCATAAATCATGGCTCTTGTAGGGATAAGAAACGCTACCTTTTTCATCTTTCCAGTAGTAAGCCGCCATTGTTTTATCATCAATTTTGCGGCCATCACCCATATCATATTTACCTTGATATGGATCTGCCAAAATTTCGGGTGAGGGGAGGTTGAAATAATTTCTGCCGGCGAGAATTTGCGCTGCTTCTTTGCGGTTATCAAAATTATCCAACCACTGCTGCGCTTCCATAATACCTTTGAGTATTGCTTTGGTGGCTTTGGGATGTTTGTCTACCCAATCGGCTCTCATCGCCAAGTATTCTTCAGGATGATTCTTCCAAATCTCTGCGGTTAATGCAGCCATGTAGCCAATTTTGTCTGTGACGATGCGGAAAGGCCAGGGGTCACCAGTACTGAATGCATCCATCGTTCCTGTCTTCATGTTGGCGACAGTTTGCGCCGCAGGTACGGTGAGCAACTTCACGTCTGCATCAGGGTCGATTCCACCGGCTGCTAACCAGTAGCGAATCCACAAATCTTGGTTAACGTGGGGAAAGGTGAAAGCTGCGGTGAAGGGTGTAGAAGATTTGAGTTCTTTAAATAAGGACTTAGCGCCAGCCAATTGCAGACTTACACCTTTACCTAGGTGCTTGTTGGCGATCGCAATTCCATTCCCATGTGTAATTAATTGACACAAAACATACATGGGAATTTTTTGATTACCCTTGGTAATTAAGCCTTCTGTAATTAAATGAGGCATTGGCATTTGCCATTGACCACCATCAATCCCACCACCAGCAGAGCCAATTTCCAAATTATCTCTGGCTGCACCCCAAGAAGCTTGTTTGGCAAGTTCTACGTTAATGCCATACTTCGCAAACAAGCCTTTTTCTTTCGCAATAATTAGCGGTGCTGATTCCACAATGGGAATATATCCCAACTTGACTGTAGCAGTTTCTGGCTTTTGTTCGGGACTAATATTAGCTACTTGCTGCGCTGTTGGTTGCGCTGTGCCACCACCACCAGCGCTTTCAGGAGGATTGCCTAAACAGCCTTTCAAGAATACAGCACCCGCAGAAGCTCCGGCTGTTAAGATAAATTTACGGCGAGAAAACTGATTCAGAAATTCTGTCATAGGGTCTCCTTAAAAGTGCAGTTTAAGTTTTTTTTGTATGCCAACTAAGACAAGAAAATAAACTATTTCTTGCATGTCTTAATTGTTAATTTGTTCGTTTTTGGGTACACAGATTTTCGTCATTCCTAAAAGGAATGGCGATAGAAACCGATGTAATTATCAAAAAAACTTTGGGAATGAATAGATTAGAGTTTGGGCAACCGAGGAACCATCACTTAACTTGTTAAAATTAGTTTACAGGTATTACGGTAGAAATGGTTAACTTCGATCCTCTTCTTCTTAAATAAATATTAGATTAGATATATAAGTAAAATTTTATCTTTCGCCTCTAAAGTTGCTGTCAAGCTCTTATATATAAATTTTTCTCTATGGATTCGATTATTTAGACAAGATGAATGCACATTTTTAAGTTGTTTGCATTTCATTTATAATCATCATTTACGCGAATTTTCAATAATAACTATTGTGTGAATCTATAATTAGCGATTTGATTCATTAACTAATGTAAACAGAGAGAAAAGCCAAACAGTTTATAGTTGGGCTATTGTAATTTACAGGAAAATACGGAAATCTTTAGGCTTTATTCCTAACGTATTGAAAATTATTTTAATGCGTTATAGTGCGTCACAACACAGCTTACTAGTGCAGGAATTGAGGTGATTGGATAATTTTTGCATACACCCTAGAAGCAGATTCAGTATTCACAATTGTAGCTAAGACTAGGTAAGAATTCAGAAAAACGAACCACATTCGACGGAGTCGTTTCCTCAGGGTAGGCGCAAAGAACAGGAAGTAAAGAGGTTTGGAAGAGATTATGCTAATACCAATTTGAAAGAAAAATGTGACAGAAGATTGTAGGGGCATAGCACTGCCATGCCCTCTAGAATATATTGATGTGTCGCAAACATTATTTGAATTGCTACAAGTATATTTTCGTCTTCCAATTCATAGACAAGGGGTTTGCATAATTAATCGGTGTTCTGGCTTCCTATGAGTGCCAAAAATAAAGCCCGCACGCGCGAGCTAAGAAGGAAATAGTATTAACTTGTTTTGCAATATTACCCAAGTAAATCAGCTTGTTCTATTGGTTCTTGAGGTTCAACTGACTGTTTAAATGCAAACCGTAATAAAGATGGTGCTAAGAACGTCGTCAGAATCACAATAATCACGATTGCAGCTTGTAAAGGTTTATCTAAAGTTCCGCTAACCATTAATTGCTGTAACTTGGTGCTAGAAACTCTGCAATTTCTTGAGCGTTCACTCAACCTCACGCCACAATCATCCATTTAGTAAACAGCCATAATCTCGTAAAACCGTTACTCACTTGCTGTTTCTACAGCCGTGGTAGATTCTGGGATGGGATTCGTGGATGAACCAAAGGCAACCCGTAAAAAAGGTGGAGCTAGGAAAGTTGTCAAAATTACCATGATAATAATCGACACCTCCAACGGCTTATCCAAAATGCCGCTAGCAGAGCCGATACCGGCAAACACTAGACCCACCTCACCTCGTGGAATCATCCCAACCCCGATGGCCACTCGATTGATGCCGGGTTGTCCAAACACTGCCCAACCTGTGATCAGCTTGCCAATAATCGCCACCACCATCAAAAAGACAGCAATCAACAGACCTGCTCGATTCTCTGGTACCGCCGGGTTCAAAACACCGAGGTCGGCACGCGCTCCTACCGTCACAAAGAAAATGGGTACCAATAAATCGGCGATTGGTTTGATCAATTCATCCAACTCATTCCGGGCATCGGTTTCATCAAGCACCAAACCCGCCGCAAAGGCACCTAAAATCGCTTCGAGATGAATAGCGTTGCCTAAAAATGCCATAAAGAAGGCGAAGATGAATGCCGGAATCACAATATTTCCACGGGTTTTGAGCTGATCTACGATCGCCACAAAACTTTTGTTAAAGATACCCCCCAACAAAATTGATCCAATCAAGAATGCCGTAGCGCTGACAATCAAGTAAATGACATTGGCAACATCAATCTCACCGGTTTTGGCTAAACTTGCAACCACCGCCAAGACAATAATGCCGAGGACATCATCAATTACCGCCGCGCCAACAATGATTTGCCCTTCTTTGGATTTGAGTTGACCTAACTCTGATAATACTTTAGACGTAATGCCAATACTGGTTGCAGTCAACGCCGCCCCCGCAAAAATTGCCGGAATCGCCGCCACGTGAAACAGCAACATCAACCCTGCCGTACCTGCCGCAAAGGGTGCTGCGACTCCCACACAGGCGACAACCGTGGCTTGAATTCCCACTTCCTTCAGTTGTCGCAGATCGGATTCCAGTCCAATTTCAAACAGCAGAATAATCACGCCGATTTCAGCTAGAACCGAAATCACTTCACTTTGCGATTCAAAGATTCGGGTCAGCGCATCTGGTGCCAATTGATTCAATCCTTGCAGCGCTGTCATAATCACCGAGTCAGAGGCAGACAGCCCCCCTTCGGGAAAGATCACCAGGTGTAACGCCGAAACGCCGACAATCACACCGGCGACCAGTTCCCCCAGGACGGGCGGAAAATCCAATCGCCTAGCCACCTCTGCGCCGAACTTGCTGGCCAGATAAATCACCACCAGCGTTAGCAATACGCCAGACAGAATAATGGGTGAATCCTCAGCAACAACGGTCGCCAAGAATTGTATCGGAGCCATGAGAGCGGCTATCCCCCCACTGAAAGGAGGCAGAATGTTGGACAAAATCATGAGTTTAAAGCAATGAAGGTTAAGGGTTTGAGGAAGTTATAAAACTTCGGGGGAATGACTTCTGCGCCAGGGTCAACCTCCTGCAGACAATAAATACGCTCACTCAAAAGCCGAGGTCATGACCTCGGCTTTTGGGGTCTGCTTCGTCTCCATGCAACAGCCGTCTGACCCACAGAAACTCGCACTAATAGCTCGCTTGTTCCTTTTATGGCGCGTCATTTCGACTCAACAGCCGTCTGGCCCACAGAAATGTCTCCCGTACAGTACCTCTGCTTCACAGATATAGATAATGCCCGCATAATCGGTGAAAAACGTGATTGCGACCTGATCCGCAATCTTCTCTGCCATCTCCCGGGTTTCGGTGAGTACCTCGAACTTGACATTTGAATCGGTGTCGGCAGTGTTGGGTTTACCTGTAGAGCGCACGTTGCGACTACCTTTACCGCCAGTATCTACCACCGTATAACCGGTCGCCCCGGCTTCATCAATTATCTTGGCGACCTTTTTAATCAGAACCTTTTCTGTGACGATGACGAGCTTGTTGGCACGCTTGGCCATGTTGCTTACCTCCTTAAATTCTGTACATTGATCTAATTGGTCTGCCGGGTCAAGGGAGCGCTGACAGACCGCGACCGTCTGGGATTAGCCACCGAGTGCCTGAGCAAGTCCAAGGAAGAACGGTATACACAAGCCGATCGCAACTGGCGTACCAATAGCTGTGGACGCACCTATATAGGCGGAGGGATTGGCTGACGGGATACCGGCTCGCAATGTGGGTGGCCCTGAGATATCTGAACTAGAGGAAGCGATGACCGCCAGGATTACGACACCGCCCATGCTGAAGTTCATGGTGTAGTGGGCAATCATGCCGAGACCGAAGGCAATTAACCCATGCACAAACGGTGCCACCACGCTGTACACAACATACCACTGGGCTACCTTACGCAGTTCGCCAACCCTTGACCAAGCTTCCATCCCCATGACCAGCATCAAGATTGAAAGCAAGCCACGGAAGAGGGGATCGTAGAAGCTTTTATAGACACTTTCCGGCTGTGTGAATATGCCAAGAGCCAGACCTAACAACATTGCTGATAGGGCAGGGCCCCGGAGGCTTTCCTCGATAATTGGCCATATCTTAACCTTATTATCCCCATCCCCCTTTTGCTGGCTGAGATACTCCTGCCGGCTGCCGGGATAATCTTTTTTATCGGGATAATCGCCAGCCGCAACAGTCTGCATGGTAGAGTAGGCTGCTTCTTTACGCTTCTTCTTGTTGATATAAATGTTAGCCACAACAATTGCAGTTACGAGCGCTGGGATATCCATGAAGGGATAGAGTGCGCCAGCCCATGGCTCGTATGACATTTTTGCTTGTTCCAGTACCGTTAGTCCGGCAGCCATGGTAGAACCACTCACGGCTCCAAACAAACCCCCGGTGGCGATCGCATCGACGACTTTGACCTTTGGTAGCTTGGCTAATGTATAGCGGGCGATGAATACAATCACAATCCCTGTTATGACAGCAAAGATCATGGGTAACACCATCTCTGTCAGGCTGGAATTACGGATCGCAGTTCCACCGGTCAGACCAATTTTCATGAGCAACATGAAGACGATGATCGTACAAATCGATTCGGGAATGACCAATTCGCTACCGAGGGCAGCAATAATCATTCCACCAATCAAAAAGGCGAGTGTTGGGGACTGCAATTGGGCAATGA contains the following coding sequences:
- a CDS encoding nitrate ABC transporter ATP-binding protein (This model describes the ATP binding subunits of ATP-binding cassette (ABC) transporters for nitrate transport, or for bicarbonate transport, in bacteria and archaea.); translated protein: MSVFVAVDQIDKVFELTGGGQYIALKGIDLQIRKGEFVSLIGHSGCGKSTLLNMIAGLDLPSDGVVTLEGQRITRPGPDRMVVFQNYSLLPWRTVRENIALAVDSVMKGMPAAERKAVVEKHIDMVGLRPHADKQPGMLSGGQKQRVAIARALAIRPKLLLLDEPFGALDALTRGNLQEQLMQICEENQVTAVMVTHDVDEAVLLSDRIVMLTNGPESKIGDILEVDIPRPRKRMEVVEHPSYYRLRSEMIYFLNQQKRIKKIRARKTANISRHGLEKVNLEIGFLPLTACAPLAIAKEKGFFAKHGLDEVNLVRETSWRGIEDGIAGGYLDAAQMPSGMPMWLTLGGRKNQPLPVVSSLTMTRNGNAITLAKRFYDQGVQSLSDFKKYLLRTREQRHTMGVVHPASMHNLLLRYWLAAGGIDPDIDVDMLTIPPAQMVADLQNASIDGYCVGEPWNYRAAVEGVGFTVATDLEVWLGHPGKVLGVREDWAEAYPNTHIALTKALLEACVYCADPQNAEEIRRITAGRDYVSTDVEYIQLEDPDNLTCDLDHPLRDYAHHQFYSESAINRPSRTEQIWIMSQLARWGDTPFPRNWVEVVERVCRVRVFSTAARELGLDISYTRQPIQLFDGTPFNADDPISYLNTLQIKRDFSIAEVILDSPRRTAA
- the ntrB gene encoding nitrate ABC transporter permease; translation: MTIAQKRPASPRLDNSFISRLQKQFPNIVPPAIAIIIFLVVWQLFAWTPGATLPGPIQVISDTWLLILYPFYDKGGTDKGLFWQIWASLQRVAISYTLAAVVGIALGILIGVNKTMSKALDPIFQLLRTVPPLAWVPISLAALRQNEPAALFVIFITAIWPILINTAVGVTQIPQDYNNVAKVLQLSRKEYFTNILIPAALPYIFTGLRIAIGLAWLAIIAAEIVMSGIVGIGFFIWDAYQNNNVSEVILALVYIGVVGLLLDKLMAWVQNLILPAEQK
- a CDS encoding CmpA/NrtA family ABC transporter substrate-binding protein — protein: MTEFLNQFSRRKFILTAGASAGAVFLKGCLGNPPESAGGGGTAQPTAQQVANISPEQKPETATVKLGYIPIVESAPLIIAKEKGLFAKYGINVELAKQASWGAARDNLEIGSAGGGIDGGQWQMPMPHLITEGLITKGNQKIPMYVLCQLITHGNGIAIANKHLGKGVSLQLAGAKSLFKELKSSTPFTAAFTFPHVNQDLWIRYWLAAGGIDPDADVKLLTVPAAQTVANMKTGTMDAFSTGDPWPFRIVTDKIGYMAALTAEIWKNHPEEYLAMRADWVDKHPKATKAILKGIMEAQQWLDNFDNRKEAAQILAGRNYFNLPSPEILADPYQGKYDMGDGRKIDDKTMAAYYWKDEKGSVSYPYKSHDLWFITENVRWGFLPKDYIANNGAKAKELINKVNREDIWKEAAKELGIAAADIPTNTSRGVEEFFDGSKFDPEKPEEYLKSLKIKKVSI
- a CDS encoding cation:proton antiporter, encoding MAPIQFLATVVAEDSPIILSGVLLTLVVIYLASKFGAEVARRLDFPPVLGELVAGVIVGVSALHLVIFPEGGLSASDSVIMTALQGLNQLAPDALTRIFESQSEVISVLAEIGVIILLFEIGLESDLRQLKEVGIQATVVACVGVAAPFAAGTAGLMLLFHVAAIPAIFAGAALTATSIGITSKVLSELGQLKSKEGQIIVGAAVIDDVLGIIVLAVVASLAKTGEIDVANVIYLIVSATAFLIGSILLGGIFNKSFVAIVDQLKTRGNIVIPAFIFAFFMAFLGNAIHLEAILGAFAAGLVLDETDARNELDELIKPIADLLVPIFFVTVGARADLGVLNPAVPENRAGLLIAVFLMVVAIIGKLITGWAVFGQPGINRVAIGVGMIPRGEVGLVFAGIGSASGILDKPLEVSIIIMVILTTFLAPPFLRVAFGSSTNPIPESTTAVETASE
- a CDS encoding P-II family nitrogen regulator; the protein is MAKRANKLVIVTEKVLIKKVAKIIDEAGATGYTVVDTGGKGSRNVRSTGKPNTADTDSNVKFEVLTETREMAEKIADQVAITFFTDYAGIIYICEAEVLYGRHFCGPDGC
- a CDS encoding sodium-dependent bicarbonate transport family permease, with the translated sequence MDFLSLFVKDFIAQLQSPTLAFLIGGMIIAALGSELVIPESICTIIVFMLLMKIGLTGGTAIRNSSLTEMVLPMIFAVITGIVIVFIARYTLAKLPKVKVVDAIATGGLFGAVSGSTMAAGLTVLEQAKMSYEPWAGALYPFMDIPALVTAIVVANIYINKKKRKEAAYSTMQTVAAGDYPDKKDYPGSRQEYLSQQKGDGDNKVKIWPIIEESLRGPALSAMLLGLALGIFTQPESVYKSFYDPLFRGLLSILMLVMGMEAWSRVGELRKVAQWYVVYSVVAPFVHGLIAFGLGMIAHYTMNFSMGGVVILAVIASSSSDISGPPTLRAGIPSANPSAYIGASTAIGTPVAIGLCIPFFLGLAQALGG